One window of Dysidea avara chromosome 11, odDysAvar1.4, whole genome shotgun sequence genomic DNA carries:
- the LOC136238228 gene encoding uncharacterized protein isoform X1: MDSKKKGKKKKKVRKPSQSSTTSTAVKSITPTAAVKDSFDPSKFISDKSKTYGEMWSIVSSDDRTKHMFVVKMLFCGPFLFNQSNSLSDQGEEVGFFQFLVDPEPYGLTEWTIAVPEEQRSSPDVIQLLDKEDTSLQAHMTIIKLQISDYILSLDLLHPELRVEEFFAERNEKEQQVAMVRERGNNNMKADKEKAAIADYTRAIRVCPYCSDLYYQRASYFKKSKERWLMVIDSYRAIVTDPTNPLVYLLHADAWLEMGKEYGYAKEAIATGQRMCKEGREELAKRYEQTEKVQKEREEEK, from the exons ATGGACAGCAAAAAGAAAGGCAAGAAAAAGAAGAAGGTGAGGAAGCCATCACAATCGTCTACCACTTCAACTGCTGTCAAGTCGATTACTCCTACCGCG gcagtaaaggaCTCGTTTGATCCATCCAAATTTATTTCTGACAAAT CTAAGACATATGGAGAGATGTGGTCAATAGTGTCTAGTGATGATCGAACTAAACACATGTTTGTGGTGAAGATGTTGTTTTGTGGTCCATTCCTGTTCAACCAGTCAAACAGCCTCTCTGATCAG GGTGAGGAGGTTGGGTTCTTTCAGTTTCTGGTGGACCCTGAACCTTATGGACTAACTGAG TGGACTATTGCAGTACCTGAAGAACAGAGA TCATCACCTGATGTCATACAATTACTGGATAAAGAGGACACTTCACTACAGGCTCACATGACCATCATTAAACTACAGA TATCAGATTACATCCTATCCCTGGACTTGTTACACCCAGAGCTTAGAGTAGAAGAGTTCTTTGCTGAACGTAATGAGAAGGAACAGCAGGTTGCCATGGTGAGGGAGAGAGGGAACAACAACATGAAGGCAGACAAAGAGAAGGCAGCCATCGCTGACTATACTAGAGCCATCAGAGTGTG TCCCTACTGTAGTGACCTTTACTACCAGAGGGCGTCATATTTTAAGAAGTCAAAGGAGAGATG GTTGATGGTTATTGATAGCTACAGGGCGATAGTAACTGACCCAACAAACCCCCTGGTGTACCTACTTCATGCTGATGCCTGGCTGGAGATGGGTAAGGAGTATGGGTATGCTAAGGAGGCCATAGCTACTGGCCAGAGGATGTGTAAGGAAGGAAGAGAGGAACTAGCCAAGCGTTATGAACAGACTGagaaagtacaaaaagaacGTGAGGAAGAGAAGTAG
- the LOC136238228 gene encoding E3 ubiquitin-protein ligase TTC3-like isoform X2: MWSIVSSDDRTKHMFVVKMLFCGPFLFNQSNSLSDQGEEVGFFQFLVDPEPYGLTEWTIAVPEEQRSSPDVIQLLDKEDTSLQAHMTIIKLQISDYILSLDLLHPELRVEEFFAERNEKEQQVAMVRERGNNNMKADKEKAAIADYTRAIRVCPYCSDLYYQRASYFKKSKERWLMVIDSYRAIVTDPTNPLVYLLHADAWLEMGKEYGYAKEAIATGQRMCKEGREELAKRYEQTEKVQKEREEEK, from the exons ATGTGGTCAATAGTGTCTAGTGATGATCGAACTAAACACATGTTTGTGGTGAAGATGTTGTTTTGTGGTCCATTCCTGTTCAACCAGTCAAACAGCCTCTCTGATCAG GGTGAGGAGGTTGGGTTCTTTCAGTTTCTGGTGGACCCTGAACCTTATGGACTAACTGAG TGGACTATTGCAGTACCTGAAGAACAGAGA TCATCACCTGATGTCATACAATTACTGGATAAAGAGGACACTTCACTACAGGCTCACATGACCATCATTAAACTACAGA TATCAGATTACATCCTATCCCTGGACTTGTTACACCCAGAGCTTAGAGTAGAAGAGTTCTTTGCTGAACGTAATGAGAAGGAACAGCAGGTTGCCATGGTGAGGGAGAGAGGGAACAACAACATGAAGGCAGACAAAGAGAAGGCAGCCATCGCTGACTATACTAGAGCCATCAGAGTGTG TCCCTACTGTAGTGACCTTTACTACCAGAGGGCGTCATATTTTAAGAAGTCAAAGGAGAGATG GTTGATGGTTATTGATAGCTACAGGGCGATAGTAACTGACCCAACAAACCCCCTGGTGTACCTACTTCATGCTGATGCCTGGCTGGAGATGGGTAAGGAGTATGGGTATGCTAAGGAGGCCATAGCTACTGGCCAGAGGATGTGTAAGGAAGGAAGAGAGGAACTAGCCAAGCGTTATGAACAGACTGagaaagtacaaaaagaacGTGAGGAAGAGAAGTAG